The following coding sequences lie in one Arthrobacter sp. SLBN-122 genomic window:
- a CDS encoding FAD-binding monooxygenase: MQFHHHGYVSGDPRVQPAAGVGLNRHEELPEEVDVLIVGTGPAGMLAAAQLSMFPNVSTRIIDRRPGRLAIGQADGIQARSVETFQAFGFAERIIAEAYRITEMAFWKPDPANHANIVRAARAVDDETGISEFPHLIVNQARVLDYFAEFAANSPTRLTPDYGYDFQGLTVGTEGDYPVTVTLLHTAGPNEGQERTVRAKYVVGADGARSKVRTAIGCTLAGDQANHAWGVMDVLAVTDFPDIRTKCAIQAEKGSILLIPREGGYLFRMYVDLGEVDPATHHDVRNTSIEQIITKANDILHPYTLDVRNVAWHSVYEVGHRLTDRFDDVLPAERGTRTPRVFITGDACHTHSAKAGQGMNVSMQDGFNIAWKLGHVLEGRSPESLLTTYSEERQVVAKNLIDFDKEWSTMMAKKPEEFEHPSDLEDFYVQTAEFPAGFMTQYAPSLIIGSADHQGLAAGFPVGKRFKSAPAVRVGDTNPIHLGHHATADGRWRIYVFADQALPGTDSATDKLAEWFVNAPESPLAATPAGADPDAWFDLKVIYQQPHTAVDIGAVPAAFKPQVGPFKLTDYEKVYATDPTADIFELRGIDRAGAVVVVRPDQYVANVLPLTATAELGAFFRPLLKPLSKAAPAQPRQAVAAAR, from the coding sequence ATCGTCGGCACCGGCCCCGCCGGAATGCTCGCCGCCGCCCAGCTGTCCATGTTCCCGAATGTCTCCACCCGGATCATTGACCGCCGTCCGGGCCGCCTCGCCATCGGCCAGGCTGACGGGATCCAGGCGCGCAGCGTCGAAACCTTCCAGGCCTTCGGATTCGCGGAGCGGATCATCGCCGAGGCCTACCGCATCACGGAGATGGCGTTCTGGAAGCCGGACCCCGCAAACCACGCGAACATCGTCCGCGCCGCCCGTGCCGTGGACGACGAAACCGGGATCAGCGAGTTCCCGCACCTGATCGTCAACCAGGCGCGGGTGCTGGACTACTTTGCCGAGTTTGCCGCCAACTCACCCACCCGCCTCACGCCCGACTACGGCTATGACTTCCAGGGCCTCACGGTCGGCACCGAGGGCGACTACCCGGTCACCGTGACGCTGCTTCACACCGCCGGACCCAACGAGGGCCAGGAACGGACGGTCCGTGCAAAGTACGTGGTGGGAGCCGACGGCGCCCGGAGCAAGGTGCGTACGGCCATCGGCTGCACGCTGGCGGGGGACCAGGCCAACCACGCCTGGGGTGTCATGGACGTCCTGGCCGTCACCGACTTCCCCGACATCCGCACCAAATGCGCCATCCAGGCCGAAAAGGGCAGCATCCTGCTGATTCCGCGGGAAGGCGGCTACCTGTTCCGCATGTACGTGGACCTGGGCGAAGTGGATCCTGCCACCCACCACGACGTCCGCAACACCAGCATCGAGCAGATCATCACCAAGGCCAACGACATCCTGCACCCCTACACCCTGGATGTACGGAATGTGGCATGGCACAGCGTGTACGAGGTGGGCCATCGCCTTACGGACAGGTTCGATGACGTCCTGCCGGCGGAGCGCGGCACCCGCACCCCGCGCGTGTTCATCACCGGCGACGCCTGCCACACCCACAGCGCCAAGGCCGGGCAGGGCATGAACGTGTCCATGCAGGACGGGTTCAACATCGCGTGGAAGCTGGGGCACGTGCTGGAAGGCCGGAGCCCGGAAAGCCTGCTCACCACCTACTCGGAGGAGCGGCAGGTGGTGGCCAAGAACCTGATCGACTTCGACAAGGAGTGGTCCACCATGATGGCCAAGAAGCCGGAGGAGTTCGAGCACCCCTCCGACCTCGAGGACTTCTATGTGCAGACCGCCGAGTTCCCGGCAGGCTTCATGACCCAATACGCGCCGTCCCTGATTATCGGTTCGGCGGACCACCAGGGCCTTGCCGCCGGCTTCCCCGTGGGCAAGCGGTTCAAGTCCGCACCCGCCGTCCGCGTTGGTGACACCAACCCCATCCACCTGGGCCACCACGCCACGGCGGACGGCCGCTGGCGGATCTACGTCTTCGCGGACCAGGCCCTGCCCGGCACGGACTCCGCCACGGACAAGCTTGCCGAGTGGTTTGTTAACGCACCCGAATCTCCGCTGGCTGCCACGCCTGCCGGCGCCGACCCGGATGCGTGGTTCGACCTGAAGGTCATCTACCAGCAGCCGCACACCGCCGTCGACATCGGTGCCGTGCCTGCCGCGTTCAAGCCGCAGGTGGGCCCGTTCAAGCTCACGGACTACGAAAAGGTGTACGCAACGGATCCCACGGCGGACATCTTCGAGCTGCGCGGCATCGACCGTGCCGGTGCCGTGGTGGTGGTCCGCCCGGACCAGTATGTGGCCAACGTCCTGCCGTTGACCGCAACCGCCGAGCTCGGCGCCTTCTTCCGGCCGCTGCTCAAGCCGCTCAGCAAGGCGGCCCCCGCCCAGCCGCGTCAGGCGGTGGCTGCCGCCCGGTAG